The following are from one region of the Nymphaea colorata isolate Beijing-Zhang1983 chromosome 7, ASM883128v2, whole genome shotgun sequence genome:
- the LOC116256977 gene encoding indole-3-acetic acid-amido synthetase GH3.17 isoform X1 yields MMDLRFDSQDDKAGLQLIEELTASAKKVQKQVLVEILTRNAETEYLQRFLSGQCDVDLFKEKVPLVNYEGIKPYIDRIAKGEPSHLLSAEPISELLTSSGTSGGRPKMMPSTAKDLDRKTFLYDLLVPVMNKYIPGLDQGKGMYLLFIKPETKTPSGLMARPVLTSYYKSKNFRNRPFNKYNVYTSPDETILCPDNRQSMYCQLLCGLKQRGEVLRVGAVFASAFLRAIKFLEDNWRELCLNIRTGNLSDWVTDIGSRESVTRILEQPDFELANLIEAECCKKSWEGIIKRIWPRTKYIDVIVTGSMAQYIPNLEFYGGGLPLISTMYASSECYFGLNLKPLSKPSDVSYTLLPNMAFFEFLPVTKGHEGEIGSVHRNGFTSNSCLETDQNSRKKETAAVDLVDVQIGRCYELIVTTFTGLYRYKVGDILMVTGFHNKAPQFKFVHRRNVVLSIDTDKTNEEDLMSAVARAKRLLEPLECMLTEYTSYADTSTIPGHYVLFWEIKHMGSSTAAWRKLDSSVMEECCSVVEDSLDYIYKRCRAKDKSIGPLEIRVVQEGCFDSLMDLCVSQGSSVNQYKTPRCIKSKELLRLLDSRVIGRFFSQKPPVLPTIHQTS; encoded by the exons ATGATGGATCTGCGTTTCGATAGCCAAGATGATAAGGCCGGTCTCCAACTTATTGAGGAGCTGACTGCAAGTGCAAAGAAAGTACAAAAACAGGTTCTAGTGGAGATATTAACAAGAAATGCAGAAACAGAGTACCTGCAGAGGTTTCTGTCAGGGCAGTGTGATGTCGACCTCTTTAAAGAGAAGGTCCCCCTTGTGAATTATGAAGGAATCAAGCCTTACATTGACAGAATTGCAAAAGGGGAGCCATCTCATTTGCTTTCTGCTGAACCCATTTCTGAACTCCTCACGAG CTCTGGGACATCTGGTGGACGGCCAAAGATGATGCCGTCAACCGCCAAAGATTTGGACAGGAAAACCTTTCTTTACGATCTGCTTGTGCCCGTGATGAACAA ATACATCCCTGGACTTGACCAAGGAAAAGGCATGTACCTCTTGTTCATCAAACCAGAAACCAAAACTCCATCTGGTTTGATGGCCAGGCCGGTTCTTACAAGCTATTACAAAAGCAAGAATTTTAGGAACAGACCATTTAACAAATACAATGTTTATACAAGCCCAGATGAGACAATACTCTGCCCTGACAATAGGCAGAGCATGTACTGCCAACTTCTTTGTGGGCTGAAGCAGAGAGGTGAAGTTCTTCGAGTTGGTGCAGTATTTGCATCAGCATTCCTGCGTGCAATTAAGTTCTTGGAGGATAATTGGCGAGAGCTGTGCCTGAACATAAGGACAGGAAACCTCAGTGACTGGGTTACAGACATTGGTTCCCGAGAATCAGTCACACGCATCCTCGAGCAGCCTGATTTTGAGCTTGCCAACTTGATTGAAGCAGAATGCTGCAAGAAATCATGGGAAGGAATAATCAAGAGAATTTGGCCTAGGACAAAGTATATTGATGTCATTGTCACTGGATCCATGGCACAGTATATTCCCAACTTAGAATTCTATGGTGGTGGATTGCCACTGATCTCAACCATGTATGCATCTTCTGAATGTTACTTTGGCCTCAATCTCAAGCCTCTAAGCAAGCCATCAGATGTCTCCTATACGTTGCTTCCAAATATGGCATTCTTTGAGTTTCTTCCAGTAACTAAAGGCCATGAAGGTGAGATTGGAAGTGTCCACCGCAATGGCTTTACCAGTAACAGTTGCTTGGAAACTGATCAGAAttccagaaagaaagaaacagcaGCTGTTGATCTAGTAGATGTACAAATTGGACGCTGCTATGAACTCATTGTCACGACATTTACAG GCCTATACAGGTACAAAGTTGGGGACATTCTCATGGTGACCGGATTCCATAACAAGGCTCCCCAGTTCAAATTTGTCCACCGGCGGAACGTTGTGCTGAGCATTGACACCGACAAGACAAACGAGGAAGACCTGATGTCCGCGGTGGCCCGGGCGAAGCGGCTCCTGGAACCTCTGGAATGCATGCTAACCGAGTACACCAGCTACGCCGACACATCCACAATTCCAGGCCACTATGTTCTGTTCTGGGAGATTAAGCACATGGGCAGCAGCACTGCTGCATGGAGGAAGCTGGACTCCTCTGTCATGGAGGAGTGCTGCTCTGTGGTAGAGGACTCCCTGGACTATATCTACAAGAGATGCAGAGCGAAAGACAAGTCCATAGGACCATTGGAAATCAGGGTGGTGCAGGAAGGCTGCTTTGATTCCCTCATGGATCTCTGCGTCTCCCAGGGCTCCTCTGTGAACCAGTACAAGACCCCAAGGTGCATCAAGTCCAAGGAGTTGCTGAGGCTGCTCGACTCCAGAGTCATCGGCAGATTCTTCAGCCAGAAACCGCCGGTTCTACCGACCATCCACCAGACCTCCTGA
- the LOC116256977 gene encoding indole-3-acetic acid-amido synthetase GH3.17 isoform X2 gives MRYSISQDDKAGLQLIEELTASAKKVQKQVLVEILTRNAETEYLQRFLSGQCDVDLFKEKVPLVNYEGIKPYIDRIAKGEPSHLLSAEPISELLTSSGTSGGRPKMMPSTAKDLDRKTFLYDLLVPVMNKYIPGLDQGKGMYLLFIKPETKTPSGLMARPVLTSYYKSKNFRNRPFNKYNVYTSPDETILCPDNRQSMYCQLLCGLKQRGEVLRVGAVFASAFLRAIKFLEDNWRELCLNIRTGNLSDWVTDIGSRESVTRILEQPDFELANLIEAECCKKSWEGIIKRIWPRTKYIDVIVTGSMAQYIPNLEFYGGGLPLISTMYASSECYFGLNLKPLSKPSDVSYTLLPNMAFFEFLPVTKGHEGEIGSVHRNGFTSNSCLETDQNSRKKETAAVDLVDVQIGRCYELIVTTFTGLYRYKVGDILMVTGFHNKAPQFKFVHRRNVVLSIDTDKTNEEDLMSAVARAKRLLEPLECMLTEYTSYADTSTIPGHYVLFWEIKHMGSSTAAWRKLDSSVMEECCSVVEDSLDYIYKRCRAKDKSIGPLEIRVVQEGCFDSLMDLCVSQGSSVNQYKTPRCIKSKELLRLLDSRVIGRFFSQKPPVLPTIHQTS, from the exons ATGAGATATTCCATCAG CCAAGATGATAAGGCCGGTCTCCAACTTATTGAGGAGCTGACTGCAAGTGCAAAGAAAGTACAAAAACAGGTTCTAGTGGAGATATTAACAAGAAATGCAGAAACAGAGTACCTGCAGAGGTTTCTGTCAGGGCAGTGTGATGTCGACCTCTTTAAAGAGAAGGTCCCCCTTGTGAATTATGAAGGAATCAAGCCTTACATTGACAGAATTGCAAAAGGGGAGCCATCTCATTTGCTTTCTGCTGAACCCATTTCTGAACTCCTCACGAG CTCTGGGACATCTGGTGGACGGCCAAAGATGATGCCGTCAACCGCCAAAGATTTGGACAGGAAAACCTTTCTTTACGATCTGCTTGTGCCCGTGATGAACAA ATACATCCCTGGACTTGACCAAGGAAAAGGCATGTACCTCTTGTTCATCAAACCAGAAACCAAAACTCCATCTGGTTTGATGGCCAGGCCGGTTCTTACAAGCTATTACAAAAGCAAGAATTTTAGGAACAGACCATTTAACAAATACAATGTTTATACAAGCCCAGATGAGACAATACTCTGCCCTGACAATAGGCAGAGCATGTACTGCCAACTTCTTTGTGGGCTGAAGCAGAGAGGTGAAGTTCTTCGAGTTGGTGCAGTATTTGCATCAGCATTCCTGCGTGCAATTAAGTTCTTGGAGGATAATTGGCGAGAGCTGTGCCTGAACATAAGGACAGGAAACCTCAGTGACTGGGTTACAGACATTGGTTCCCGAGAATCAGTCACACGCATCCTCGAGCAGCCTGATTTTGAGCTTGCCAACTTGATTGAAGCAGAATGCTGCAAGAAATCATGGGAAGGAATAATCAAGAGAATTTGGCCTAGGACAAAGTATATTGATGTCATTGTCACTGGATCCATGGCACAGTATATTCCCAACTTAGAATTCTATGGTGGTGGATTGCCACTGATCTCAACCATGTATGCATCTTCTGAATGTTACTTTGGCCTCAATCTCAAGCCTCTAAGCAAGCCATCAGATGTCTCCTATACGTTGCTTCCAAATATGGCATTCTTTGAGTTTCTTCCAGTAACTAAAGGCCATGAAGGTGAGATTGGAAGTGTCCACCGCAATGGCTTTACCAGTAACAGTTGCTTGGAAACTGATCAGAAttccagaaagaaagaaacagcaGCTGTTGATCTAGTAGATGTACAAATTGGACGCTGCTATGAACTCATTGTCACGACATTTACAG GCCTATACAGGTACAAAGTTGGGGACATTCTCATGGTGACCGGATTCCATAACAAGGCTCCCCAGTTCAAATTTGTCCACCGGCGGAACGTTGTGCTGAGCATTGACACCGACAAGACAAACGAGGAAGACCTGATGTCCGCGGTGGCCCGGGCGAAGCGGCTCCTGGAACCTCTGGAATGCATGCTAACCGAGTACACCAGCTACGCCGACACATCCACAATTCCAGGCCACTATGTTCTGTTCTGGGAGATTAAGCACATGGGCAGCAGCACTGCTGCATGGAGGAAGCTGGACTCCTCTGTCATGGAGGAGTGCTGCTCTGTGGTAGAGGACTCCCTGGACTATATCTACAAGAGATGCAGAGCGAAAGACAAGTCCATAGGACCATTGGAAATCAGGGTGGTGCAGGAAGGCTGCTTTGATTCCCTCATGGATCTCTGCGTCTCCCAGGGCTCCTCTGTGAACCAGTACAAGACCCCAAGGTGCATCAAGTCCAAGGAGTTGCTGAGGCTGCTCGACTCCAGAGTCATCGGCAGATTCTTCAGCCAGAAACCGCCGGTTCTACCGACCATCCACCAGACCTCCTGA
- the LOC116257039 gene encoding pentatricopeptide repeat-containing protein At4g21065 codes for MSSGCQQWLRCSGPVWLLRACRRHSGVFSSSLAASSSSSSSADSPLAETSQERIFGFFSGTNASPKCTSMSQALQIHAQVIKREMEHDPLAVRGVLLFSSVSPYGSLSYARSVFDRIPEPDVFAWNTMIRGYVNGDFPSDALSLFSSMRRCVSIDHYTFPFVIKACARLLLVQKGQEVHGLSLKLGLSSDVFVQNTLIHFYGSCGEVEIARQVFNEMPHRDVVSWSAVIGCFVNNGLSDEALELFQRMQVQGVMPDEVTMLSVIAACASLGALELGKWVHCMLVRNGFEMNVSLGTALMDMYSRCGFVEGAVQVFVEMPMRNVLTWTALIMGLAIHGHSLHALDAFSRMKEAGVGPDDVSYVGALSACSHGGLVQRGWELFNSIKEPTVEHYGCMVDLLGRAGLLDEAYRFIDRMPIKPSAIMWRTLLGACANHGNVLLGEAVCRKIGELDPDHDGDYVLLSNIYGAMGRWNEKAGVRSLMKQRGIGKEPGRSLIEIGSAVHEFVAGDTSHPQYEEISKMLAVMIERLKATGHSPKTSDVLFDIEEEEKETIIAYHSEKLAVAFGLLATEEGATIRVAKNIRICRDCHSVMKHVSEIFEREIIIRDRNRFHHFRKGSCSCGDYW; via the coding sequence ATGAGCTCTGGTTGCCAACAATGGCTGAGATGCTCTGGGCCAGTCTGGTTACTGCGAGCATGTAGACGCCACTCTGGTGTGTTTTCGAGTTCACTTGCAGCTTCGTCATCTTCAAGCTCATCCGCAGACTCCCCACTTGCCGAAACTTCTCAGGAACGGATTTTTGGCTTCTTCAGCGGAACAAACGCCTCCCCAAAATGCACGTCCATGAGTCAGGCCCTTCAGATTCACGCGCAGGTAATAAAACGGGAAATGGAGCACGACCCTCTAGCTGTGCGAGGGGTCCTGCTCTTCTCTTCCGTCTCTCCGTACGGAAGCCTGAGCTATGCCCGCTCCGTTTTCGACCGGATTCCTGAACCCGACGTGTTCGCCTGGAACACCATGATTCGCGGCTACGTGAATGGCGACTTCCCGTCGGACGCCCTTTCGCTTTTCTCCTCCATGCGCCGGTGCGTCTCGATCGACCACTACACCTTTCCTTTCGTTATCAAGGCGTGCGCTCGCCTGCTTCTTGTCCAGAAGGGCCAGGAGGTTCATGGATTGAGCTTGAAGCTTGGGTTGAGCTCGGATGTCTTTGTGCAGAACACCCTCATTCATTTTTACGGTAGCTGCGGCGAGGTGGAGATCGCGCGCCAAGTGTTCAACGAAATGCCTCACAGGGATGTGGTTTCTTGGTCGGCCGTCATAGGCTGTTTCGTGAATAATGGCCTCTCGGATGAAGCGCTTGAGCTGTTCCAGAGGATGCAGGTGCAGGGCGTGATGCCGGACGAGGTGACGATGTTGAGCGTGATCGCAGCCTGCGCGAGCTTGGGGGCGCTGGAATTGGGGAAATGGGTTCACTGCATGCTGGTGAGGAATGGGTTCGAGATGAATGTTTCCTTGGGGACAGCGTTGATGGACATGTACTCGAGATGTGGGTTCGTTGAAGGGGCGGTCCAAGTGTTTGTTGAAATGCCTATGAGAAACGTCCTCACCTGGACCGCTCTGATCATGGGGTTGGCTATTCATGGCCACAGTCTTCATGCGTTAGATGCTTTTTCGAGAATGAAGGAAGCTGGCGTTGGGCCGGATGACGTAAGCTATGTTGGTGCATTGTCTGCGTGCAGTCATGGAGGCCTTGTTCAGCGAGGGTGGGAGCTCTTCAACAGCATCAAGGAGCCGACGGTCGAGCATTACGGGTGTATGGTTGATCTTCTTGGACGAGCAGGCCTTCTTGACGAAGCATATAGATTTATTGATCGGATGCCAATCAAGCCCAGCGCGATCATGTGGAGAACTCTTCTCGGAGCTTGCGCGAATCACGGAAATGTTTTGCTCGGTGAGGCCGTGTGCCGGAAAATCGGAGAGCTTGATCCGGACCATGATGGCGACTACGTGCTGCTATCAAATATATATGGTGCCATGGGACGCTGGAATGAGAAGGCAGGCGTGCGCAGCTTGATGAAGCAGAGGGGAATTGGGAAGGAGCCGGGACGCAGCCTTATTGAGATCGGATCTGCGGTTCACGAATTCGTCGCCGGAGACACCAGCCATCCCCAGTATGAGGAGATCAGTAAGATGCTTGCAGTGATGATTGAACGCCTGAAAGCAACTGGGCATTCGCCAAAAACATCAGATGTGCTATTTgatattgaagaagaagaaaaggaaacaattaTTGCATACCACAGTGAGAAACTAGCAGTGGCCTTTGGATTGCTGGCCACAGAAGAAGGCGCAACCATAAGAGTTGCGAAGAACATTCGGATCTGCCGCGACTGCCATTCTGTAATGAAGCATGTCTCGGAGATATTCGAGCGGGAAATCATCATCAGGGATCGTAACAGGTTCCACCATTTCAGAAAAGGGTCGTGTTCTTGTGGAGACTATTGGTGA